A region from the Kribbella shirazensis genome encodes:
- a CDS encoding GNAT family N-acetyltransferase: MDDLLIRPLEPYDTDEAAAVWWRSRHADGSQLPPAIHTAEQVATWFADVLLPDAQTWVALDDGRIVAVLTLDGDDLDQLYVAPDAAGHGIGSTLVELAKDLRPGGLALWTFQSNTRAQSFYRRHGFAEVRRTDGSANEEHAPDVRMVWGNHPEAEPT; the protein is encoded by the coding sequence GTGGACGACCTGTTGATCAGGCCGCTGGAGCCGTACGACACGGACGAGGCGGCCGCCGTCTGGTGGCGGTCGCGGCATGCGGACGGCTCGCAATTGCCGCCGGCGATCCACACCGCCGAGCAGGTCGCGACGTGGTTCGCCGACGTACTGCTGCCGGACGCGCAGACCTGGGTGGCCCTCGACGACGGCCGGATCGTCGCGGTCCTCACCCTCGACGGCGACGACCTCGACCAGTTGTACGTCGCCCCGGACGCGGCCGGCCACGGCATCGGCTCGACCCTCGTCGAGCTCGCCAAGGACCTCCGGCCGGGCGGGCTGGCGTTGTGGACGTTCCAGAGCAACACGCGCGCGCAGTCCTTCTACCGGCGGCACGGCTTCGCGGAGGTACGCCGTACCGACGGCTCGGCCAACGAGGAACACGCTCCCGACGTCCGCATGGTCTGGGGCAACCACCCCGAAGCGGAACCGACCTAG
- a CDS encoding UTP--glucose-1-phosphate uridylyltransferase, translating into MSEVGLRQAQEKMRAAGAAEVAIRVFTHYYRLLESGQQGKIREDDIEPVGDLPHLDHLDTDAEARRAALAETVVIKLNGGLGTSMGVTGPKSALPVKDGLSFLDIIARQILSTRRKYDVPLPLVLMNSFRTKSESLQILGEYDGLAVDGLPLDFLQNMEPKLLADDLTPAEWEADPELAWCPPGHGDLFTALVASGTLDALREHGFRHAFISNADNLGATPDPRIAAWMAEHDVPFGMEVCRRTRSDRKGGHVAVRKSDGRLILRDSAQVADEDTRHFQDIARHRTFNTNNLWIDLDRLAELMDGHDGVLGLPIIVNRKTVDPADPTSPKVIQLETGMGTAIETFEGSQAVIVDRSRFKPVKTTNDLLVLRSDVYELDEAGDLTTTHEGDEPYVDLDPEYFKILADFETRFPAGPPSLVRADRLEVRGDVAFGKDVVVVGDVEVTAPAGERRVIPDGTELRG; encoded by the coding sequence ATGAGTGAGGTGGGTCTCAGACAGGCGCAGGAGAAGATGCGCGCGGCCGGAGCAGCCGAGGTCGCGATACGGGTCTTCACGCACTACTACCGGCTGCTCGAGTCCGGGCAGCAGGGCAAGATCCGTGAGGACGACATCGAGCCGGTCGGCGACCTGCCGCACCTGGACCACCTGGACACCGACGCGGAGGCGCGCCGCGCTGCGCTGGCCGAGACGGTGGTGATCAAGCTCAACGGCGGACTGGGTACGTCGATGGGCGTCACCGGGCCGAAGTCCGCGCTGCCGGTCAAGGACGGGCTGAGCTTCCTGGACATCATCGCCCGGCAGATCCTGAGCACCCGACGCAAGTACGACGTACCGCTGCCGCTGGTTCTGATGAACTCGTTCCGCACCAAGAGCGAGTCGCTGCAGATCCTCGGCGAGTACGACGGTCTCGCCGTGGACGGCCTGCCGCTCGACTTCCTGCAGAACATGGAGCCCAAGCTGCTCGCCGACGATCTCACGCCGGCCGAGTGGGAGGCCGACCCCGAGCTGGCCTGGTGCCCGCCGGGACACGGCGACCTGTTCACCGCGCTGGTTGCCTCCGGCACCCTCGACGCGCTGCGGGAACACGGTTTCCGGCATGCGTTCATCTCGAACGCCGACAACCTCGGTGCGACACCGGACCCGCGGATCGCCGCGTGGATGGCGGAACACGACGTACCGTTCGGGATGGAGGTCTGCCGGCGGACCCGCTCCGACCGCAAGGGCGGCCACGTCGCGGTCCGGAAGTCCGACGGGCGGCTGATCCTGCGCGACAGCGCGCAGGTCGCGGACGAGGACACGCGGCACTTCCAGGACATCGCCCGGCACAGGACGTTCAACACCAACAACCTGTGGATCGACCTGGACCGGCTCGCCGAGTTGATGGACGGGCACGACGGGGTCCTCGGCCTGCCGATCATCGTGAACCGCAAGACCGTCGACCCGGCCGATCCCACGTCGCCGAAGGTGATCCAGCTGGAGACCGGGATGGGGACCGCGATCGAGACCTTCGAGGGCTCGCAGGCTGTGATCGTGGACCGGAGCCGGTTCAAGCCGGTGAAGACCACCAACGACCTGCTGGTGCTGCGCTCGGACGTCTACGAGCTGGACGAGGCGGGCGACCTGACCACGACGCACGAGGGCGACGAGCCGTACGTCGACCTGGACCCGGAGTACTTCAAGATCCTCGCCGATTTCGAGACCCGGTTCCCGGCCGGGCCGCCGTCGCTGGTCCGCGCGGACCGGCTGGAGGTGCGCGGCGACGTTGCCTTCGGCAAAGATGTCGTGGTGGTCGGGGACGTCGAGGTGACTGCGCCGGCCGGTGAGCGCCGGGTGATCCCGGACGGGACCGAACTGCGCGGCTGA
- a CDS encoding molybdenum cofactor synthesis domain-containing protein: protein MRALVVSVSNRAAAGVYTDTTGPLIASRLAEWGFEVSGPDVVPDGAPVGEALRAAVEASYDVVLTTGGTGISPTDETPEQTAAVLTKVVPGIAEAIRSYGVANGVPTAALSRGLAGVAGSTVIVNLPGSRGGVKDGLAVLEPLLRHAVEQVHGGDHVRTDTD, encoded by the coding sequence GTGAGGGCTCTCGTCGTCAGCGTCTCCAACCGGGCAGCCGCCGGCGTCTACACCGACACCACCGGTCCACTGATCGCGTCGCGGTTGGCGGAGTGGGGTTTCGAGGTGTCGGGGCCGGACGTGGTTCCGGACGGTGCGCCGGTGGGGGAAGCGCTGCGTGCGGCGGTCGAGGCGTCGTACGACGTTGTGCTGACGACAGGTGGTACGGGGATCTCGCCGACCGACGAGACACCCGAGCAGACAGCCGCTGTACTGACGAAGGTCGTGCCGGGGATCGCCGAAGCCATCAGGTCGTACGGCGTTGCGAACGGCGTACCGACGGCTGCACTCTCGCGCGGACTGGCCGGAGTCGCTGGTAGTACGGTCATCGTCAACCTTCCTGGCTCGCGGGGCGGGGTGAAGGACGGTCTCGCCGTACTCGAGCCGCTGCTGCGCCATGCGGTCGAGCAGGTCCACGGCGGTGATCACGTGCGGACGGATACCGACTGA
- a CDS encoding TetR/AcrR family transcriptional regulator → MARWQPGARDRLVMAAVDLFADQGYDNTTVAQIADRAGVTKSTFFRYFPDKRELLVAGQETLCRLLVEGITEAPPDATPLEAVAAGLEQASNAMGPMNRELGPRLKAAIAASTELQERDTLKSVGLANAMTEALEARGVPTPVAHLAAELGVLAFKQGYAQWITLDHDEAGLAPHVLKALKALHTATTSL, encoded by the coding sequence ATGGCACGCTGGCAACCCGGAGCACGCGACCGACTGGTCATGGCCGCGGTGGACCTCTTCGCCGACCAGGGCTACGACAACACCACGGTCGCCCAGATCGCCGACCGCGCCGGCGTCACGAAGAGCACGTTCTTCCGCTACTTCCCCGACAAACGCGAACTCCTGGTAGCCGGCCAGGAAACCCTGTGCCGCCTCCTGGTAGAAGGCATCACCGAAGCCCCACCAGACGCCACCCCCCTCGAAGCAGTAGCCGCCGGCCTAGAGCAAGCCTCGAACGCCATGGGCCCCATGAACCGAGAACTGGGCCCCCGCCTCAAAGCAGCCATAGCCGCCAGCACAGAACTCCAAGAACGCGACACCCTCAAAAGCGTAGGCCTGGCCAACGCGATGACCGAGGCCCTAGAAGCCCGAGGCGTCCCCACCCCAGTAGCCCACCTGGCCGCAGAACTAGGCGTCCTGGCCTTCAAACAGGGCTACGCCCAATGGATAACCCTGGACCACGACGAGGCAGGCCTGGCCCCCCACGTCCTCAAAGCCCTAAAGGCCCTCCACACAGCAACAACATCACTCTGA
- a CDS encoding phosphotransferase, whose amino-acid sequence MTETAVQAAATAARNLGLTVDEPTVLYEGFSTVVHLKPSPVVARVPMTLPGALQEPEPAVRQQRELDVVAWLVEEGLPVVPPSPLVPMKPVQQDGLSMTFWTYVDVDKAAEPDYVAATARVPELHDLLAKYPGELPWMTPLRLVGPGLNAVEAVPGLLEQEDVDRARAEWKVLEPILTSRTGFQEAFPTAIVQPLHGDAPAWNLITTVDGPLWADFEDVTIGPREWDFAGWGPDLCRTYSEAASTPLDPDVQQLMDLARVLQLLVCTPLVPQIPAMADGIRMFAVQWRSMPFAAGLG is encoded by the coding sequence ATGACTGAGACCGCTGTCCAAGCCGCAGCCACTGCCGCACGAAACCTCGGTCTGACCGTCGACGAGCCGACAGTCCTCTACGAGGGGTTCTCCACGGTCGTACACCTGAAGCCGTCACCAGTGGTCGCGCGGGTGCCGATGACCCTGCCGGGAGCGCTACAGGAACCAGAGCCCGCCGTACGCCAGCAGCGTGAGCTGGATGTGGTGGCCTGGCTGGTGGAAGAGGGCCTCCCGGTTGTGCCGCCGAGCCCACTGGTCCCGATGAAACCAGTGCAGCAGGACGGACTGTCCATGACTTTCTGGACGTACGTCGACGTGGACAAGGCAGCCGAACCGGACTACGTCGCCGCGACAGCTCGCGTACCTGAGCTACACGACCTGCTCGCGAAGTACCCGGGAGAACTGCCCTGGATGACGCCTCTGCGGCTGGTCGGTCCCGGTCTGAACGCGGTCGAGGCTGTGCCGGGCCTGCTCGAGCAGGAGGACGTGGACCGGGCGAGAGCCGAGTGGAAGGTGCTGGAGCCGATCCTGACCAGCCGGACAGGGTTCCAGGAGGCCTTCCCGACCGCGATCGTGCAGCCGTTGCATGGAGACGCCCCGGCGTGGAATCTCATCACCACCGTGGACGGGCCGCTCTGGGCCGACTTCGAGGACGTGACGATCGGTCCGCGCGAGTGGGACTTCGCCGGCTGGGGCCCTGATCTCTGCCGTACCTATAGCGAGGCTGCGTCTACTCCGCTCGACCCGGACGTCCAGCAACTCATGGACCTGGCCCGCGTTCTGCAGCTGCTGGTCTGCACCCCGCTGGTCCCGCAGATCCCGGCAATGGCAGACGGGATCCGCATGTTCGCCGTACAGTGGCGGAGCATGCCGTTCGCTGCTGGACTGGGTTGA
- a CDS encoding transcriptional repressor encodes MPTVDELQGLLRGASLRVTRPRVAVLAAVYGHPHAATDSIIGAVRNELPQTSHQAVYDSLQVLTAAGLVRRIQPLGSVARYESRVGDNHHHVVCRSCGAIADVDCAVGHAPCLTASDDHGFVIDEAEVIYWGLCADCSRRT; translated from the coding sequence GTGCCGACGGTCGATGAGCTCCAGGGGTTGCTGCGTGGGGCTTCGTTGCGGGTGACCCGGCCGCGGGTGGCGGTGCTTGCCGCGGTGTACGGGCATCCGCACGCCGCCACCGACTCGATTATCGGTGCCGTGCGCAACGAACTGCCCCAGACCTCGCACCAGGCTGTGTACGACTCGCTGCAGGTCCTGACGGCGGCGGGCCTGGTACGGCGGATTCAGCCGCTGGGCTCGGTGGCGCGGTACGAATCGCGTGTGGGCGACAACCATCACCACGTCGTCTGCCGGTCGTGCGGTGCCATCGCCGACGTCGACTGTGCGGTCGGGCACGCGCCCTGCCTGACCGCGTCCGACGACCACGGTTTCGTCATCGACGAGGCCGAGGTCATCTATTGGGGGCTGTGCGCCGACTGCTCACGCCGTACCTGA
- a CDS encoding GNAT family N-acetyltransferase yields the protein MAIVHWPVELKHGQVALRPLRASDGGEWAAARQRNVSWLRPWDATQPPGAEDGARTFRAMARDWNRQARYGRMLPFVITYGGAAGAGSRSKWPLVGQLTVSGITYGSARWANLGYWVDEQYAGRGIVPTAVAMAADHCWFTLGLHRIEVAIRPENKASLRVVEKLGFRYEGERPRFLHIDGDWRDHRIFALNAEEVGPGLVSRLP from the coding sequence ATGGCGATCGTGCATTGGCCGGTCGAACTGAAGCACGGACAGGTCGCACTCCGGCCGTTGCGCGCCAGTGACGGAGGCGAATGGGCCGCCGCGCGCCAGCGGAACGTCAGCTGGCTGCGGCCGTGGGACGCCACCCAACCGCCGGGTGCGGAGGACGGCGCGCGCACGTTCCGCGCGATGGCACGCGACTGGAACCGGCAGGCGAGGTACGGCCGGATGCTGCCGTTCGTCATCACGTACGGCGGTGCGGCGGGCGCCGGCTCGCGGTCGAAGTGGCCGTTGGTCGGACAGCTCACGGTGTCCGGAATCACCTACGGTTCGGCCCGCTGGGCGAACCTCGGCTACTGGGTCGACGAGCAGTACGCCGGTCGCGGCATCGTGCCGACCGCGGTCGCGATGGCCGCGGACCACTGCTGGTTCACCCTTGGCCTGCATAGGATCGAAGTCGCGATCCGCCCCGAGAACAAGGCAAGTCTGCGGGTCGTGGAGAAGCTCGGCTTCCGGTACGAGGGCGAGCGGCCGCGGTTCCTGCACATCGACGGCGACTGGCGCGATCACCGCATCTTCGCGCTCAACGCCGAAGAGGTCGGACCCGGTCTCGTCTCGCGACTCCCGTGA
- a CDS encoding 5-formyltetrahydrofolate cyclo-ligase — translation MFPSKAAARQHFLDARRLRPRAEGLLASAQQVLPDVHRIALYVSMGPEPQTGALIDWLLATDREVLLPILYADNDLGWGIAPGAADLVPGRLGLSEPRTDLGSDAIATADLVICPAVAVARDGVRLGRGGGSYDRALARVRPGTPVWAAVYDTEIVDTLPSVEHDRPVDAALTPHRLTQLRGSTDD, via the coding sequence GTGTTCCCATCGAAGGCCGCGGCGCGGCAGCACTTCCTCGACGCTCGGAGGCTGCGGCCCCGCGCTGAGGGGCTGCTGGCGAGCGCCCAACAGGTACTGCCGGACGTGCACCGGATCGCGCTCTACGTGTCCATGGGGCCCGAGCCGCAGACCGGGGCGCTGATCGACTGGCTGCTCGCGACGGACCGCGAGGTGCTCCTGCCGATCCTGTACGCCGACAACGACCTGGGCTGGGGCATCGCACCTGGTGCAGCCGATCTGGTCCCCGGGCGGCTCGGTCTGTCGGAGCCGCGGACCGATCTGGGTTCCGACGCGATCGCGACCGCCGACCTGGTCATCTGCCCCGCCGTGGCGGTCGCGCGTGACGGCGTACGGCTGGGACGCGGCGGAGGCTCGTACGACCGTGCACTCGCCCGCGTTCGCCCCGGTACGCCGGTGTGGGCCGCCGTGTACGACACGGAGATCGTGGACACGCTCCCGTCCGTCGAGCACGACCGTCCGGTGGACGCGGCGCTGACACCTCATCGTTTGACCCAACTGCGAGGATCGACGGATGACTGA
- the glp gene encoding gephyrin-like molybdotransferase Glp encodes MRRSVDEHLEVVLGRVTALPAFDQPLMDAVGLVLCEDIVSGVSLPGFDNSAMDGYAVQARDLAGASDENPISLPVVGEFRAGRSEPIVVTPGTCVRIMTGAPMPRGADSVVPVEWTDGGTVTVRITQQPQVGASVRRAGEDVTAGTQVLDRDTVLGPRQIAVLAAVGRARVKARPRPRVVVISTGAELREPGSRLGEGQIYDSNSYTLAAAARDAGAVVYRVGIVDDDPKRIMDTLSDQLVRADLVITTGGVSMGAYDIVKEELAKLGTVDFPQVAMQPGKPQGFGVVGEDEVPIFTLPGNPVSAYVSFEVFVRPALRKMMGQMPYRRALVSGVTLDGFSSPAGKRQFVRAAATAGDEGWMASTVGGHGSHLLGGLSRANALIVVPEDVTSVRAGDQVELMLLDKETG; translated from the coding sequence GTGAGACGGAGTGTGGATGAGCATCTCGAGGTCGTACTCGGACGGGTGACGGCCCTGCCGGCGTTCGACCAGCCTTTGATGGACGCGGTCGGTCTGGTGCTCTGCGAGGACATCGTCTCGGGGGTGAGCCTGCCGGGGTTCGACAACTCGGCCATGGACGGGTACGCCGTCCAGGCGCGGGACCTGGCCGGGGCCTCGGACGAGAACCCGATCAGTCTGCCGGTGGTCGGGGAGTTCCGGGCCGGGCGCAGCGAGCCGATCGTGGTGACCCCCGGGACGTGCGTGCGGATCATGACCGGCGCGCCGATGCCGCGCGGTGCGGACAGTGTGGTGCCGGTCGAGTGGACCGACGGTGGGACGGTCACCGTGCGCATCACCCAGCAGCCGCAGGTGGGGGCGTCGGTACGGCGTGCGGGGGAGGACGTGACGGCCGGGACACAGGTGCTCGACCGGGACACCGTCCTCGGTCCGCGGCAGATCGCCGTACTGGCAGCGGTCGGCAGGGCCCGGGTGAAGGCCCGCCCGCGGCCGCGGGTCGTGGTGATCTCGACCGGCGCCGAGTTGCGCGAGCCGGGGAGCCGGCTGGGCGAGGGACAGATCTACGACTCGAACAGTTACACCCTGGCCGCGGCGGCCCGCGACGCCGGCGCGGTGGTGTATCGCGTCGGCATCGTCGACGACGACCCGAAGCGGATCATGGACACACTGTCCGACCAGTTGGTGCGCGCCGACCTGGTGATCACGACCGGCGGCGTCAGCATGGGTGCGTACGACATCGTGAAGGAGGAGCTCGCCAAGCTCGGGACGGTGGACTTCCCACAGGTCGCGATGCAGCCGGGCAAGCCGCAGGGGTTCGGGGTGGTCGGTGAGGACGAGGTACCGATCTTCACGCTGCCCGGCAACCCGGTGTCGGCGTACGTCTCGTTCGAGGTGTTCGTCCGTCCGGCGCTGCGCAAGATGATGGGGCAGATGCCGTACCGGCGGGCGCTGGTTTCGGGTGTGACGCTGGACGGGTTCAGCTCGCCCGCGGGGAAGCGGCAGTTCGTCCGCGCTGCGGCCACCGCGGGCGACGAGGGCTGGATGGCCAGTACAGTCGGCGGGCACGGCTCGCACCTGCTCGGCGGGTTGAGCCGCGCGAACGCGCTGATCGTGGTGCCCGAGGACGTGACCTCGGTCCGCGCCGGCGACCAGGTGGAGCTGATGTTGCTGGACAAGGAGACCGGATGA
- the moaC gene encoding cyclic pyranopterin monophosphate synthase MoaC — translation MTQDPRATTTGSGTTGAGGLTHVDETGAARMVDVSAKDTTVRRAVASGKVLVSAEVVTALRGDGVPKGDALGVARIAGIMGAKRTPDLVPLCHPIAITGAKVDLEVADDAVLIRAQVKTTDRTGVEMEALTAVAVAGLAVIDMVKALDPAAVLTDVRVELKEGGKTGHWERP, via the coding sequence ATGACGCAGGACCCGCGCGCGACGACCACCGGCTCCGGTACGACGGGAGCCGGCGGGCTGACCCACGTCGACGAGACCGGGGCGGCGCGGATGGTGGACGTGTCCGCGAAGGACACCACCGTCCGGCGGGCCGTTGCCAGCGGCAAGGTTCTCGTCTCGGCCGAGGTGGTGACGGCGCTGCGCGGCGACGGCGTACCGAAGGGCGACGCGCTCGGCGTCGCCCGGATCGCCGGGATCATGGGCGCGAAGCGGACGCCGGACCTGGTCCCGCTGTGCCATCCGATCGCGATCACGGGCGCCAAGGTCGACCTCGAGGTCGCGGACGATGCCGTACTGATCCGGGCGCAGGTCAAGACGACCGACCGGACCGGTGTCGAGATGGAGGCGCTGACCGCGGTGGCGGTCGCGGGGCTGGCGGTCATCGACATGGTGAAGGCGCTGGACCCCGCGGCGGTGCTGACCGACGTACGGGTGGAGTTGAAAGAAGGCGGTAAGACCGGGCACTGGGAGCGGCCGTGA
- a CDS encoding SDR family oxidoreductase produces the protein MQVFITGGSGLIGSAVVRELLDNGHSVLALARSDASEAALRGAGAATVRGGLADLDVLRTGAAKADGVVHLAFSNDFSSPEALAAGVAEEGAALAALGEELVGSDRPLVTVSGTPWIPGRASTEADPVPTDGPVGGRGRSVMAALALAERGVRSAAVRMPRTVHNQGDGGFAGLLTQIARQTGVSGYPGDGTQRWPAVHALDAAVLFRLVLENAPAGTAWHAVDDEGDAVRDIATVIGRRLGVPVQQVPEETFGPIGAIFAADQPSSSAHTRQALGWQPRHPSLLEDLESIQPG, from the coding sequence ATGCAGGTCTTCATTACTGGCGGCAGTGGGTTGATCGGGTCGGCGGTTGTTCGCGAGCTGCTCGACAACGGGCATTCTGTGCTGGCGCTGGCTCGTTCCGACGCGTCCGAGGCGGCGCTTCGGGGTGCGGGTGCTGCGACCGTTCGCGGCGGTCTGGCTGATCTCGACGTACTGCGGACTGGTGCGGCCAAGGCTGACGGTGTCGTTCATCTTGCCTTCAGCAACGACTTCAGCAGTCCGGAGGCGCTCGCGGCTGGGGTTGCCGAGGAGGGGGCTGCGCTCGCGGCACTGGGGGAGGAGTTGGTGGGGAGCGATCGTCCGCTCGTCACCGTGTCGGGTACGCCATGGATTCCGGGGCGTGCCTCCACCGAGGCTGATCCGGTGCCGACCGATGGGCCGGTCGGGGGTCGTGGCCGGTCTGTCATGGCGGCGCTCGCGCTGGCCGAACGCGGTGTGCGAAGCGCCGCAGTACGAATGCCTCGCACTGTCCACAACCAGGGCGACGGCGGATTCGCCGGCTTGCTTACCCAGATCGCTCGCCAGACCGGCGTCTCCGGCTATCCCGGTGACGGCACGCAGCGTTGGCCCGCCGTACACGCGTTGGATGCGGCCGTGCTCTTCCGTCTGGTGCTGGAGAATGCGCCCGCCGGGACTGCCTGGCATGCGGTGGACGATGAGGGGGACGCCGTACGGGACATCGCGACGGTCATCGGCCGGCGGCTCGGCGTACCGGTCCAGCAGGTCCCGGAGGAGACGTTCGGTCCGATCGGCGCGATCTTCGCAGCCGACCAGCCGTCGTCCAGCGCGCACACCCGGCAGGCACTCGGCTGGCAGCCCCGGCACCCGAGCCTCCTGGAGGACCTGGAGAGCATCCAGCCGGGATAG